In one Butyrivibrio proteoclasticus B316 genomic region, the following are encoded:
- a CDS encoding family 43 glycosylhydrolase → MKKTRIIATTLTTCALMVSGCSAPEIVLKDASEIISMGYINQEKIANIGDPYLVTENGKYYVTATCDGRGYDIYSSDNLSDWTREGRIFYSSSKEGWVRTSLWQPQIVIGNDGKYYLYYCGNNDNNSLRIGVAVADSITGPYKDALDHPLLPYNVATIDPNLFIDDDGRMYLYFSRDCSENIVNGYNTSQLYCIEMESYTSIKEGAEPVLLVTPEQDWELASGDYRWNEGPDMLKRDGKYYLFYSGGCYANSTYSIGVAVSDSPMGPFVKYDKNPVIASTEKVSGPGNNSFFTTLDGKELYTCYHTHTVKVIGGGNRKVTIDRCGFRDDGTFYINGPTTTNQTPYSGHTDLVKVEPVNVTANGTIEGRKPAALIDGETLNSRNEDFYEWRASGTDEQKAYAEFDFGEKKSIDCIYIYGSADKNYEAKSLNIIFDDGTIQNVNALAETEEPLVLYFDKVKTSKVRIEAAELGQSNTFGLSEVAFYDKKSVE, encoded by the coding sequence ATGAAGAAAACTAGAATAATAGCAACAACTTTGACAACATGTGCTCTTATGGTTTCAGGTTGCTCAGCACCTGAGATTGTTCTCAAGGATGCCTCAGAGATCATATCTATGGGGTATATCAATCAGGAGAAGATAGCTAATATCGGAGATCCCTATCTTGTAACTGAAAATGGCAAGTATTATGTCACTGCTACCTGTGATGGCAGAGGATATGATATTTATTCTTCGGATAACCTATCCGACTGGACAAGAGAGGGAAGGATTTTTTATTCAAGCTCCAAGGAAGGCTGGGTCAGGACCAGTCTTTGGCAGCCGCAGATCGTGATAGGTAATGACGGTAAATATTACCTCTACTACTGTGGCAATAATGATAATAATTCTCTCAGAATTGGCGTAGCAGTAGCAGACAGCATTACAGGACCTTACAAAGATGCTCTGGATCATCCACTTCTTCCTTATAACGTGGCAACTATTGATCCTAATCTGTTCATTGATGATGATGGCAGAATGTATCTGTACTTTTCAAGAGACTGCTCTGAAAATATAGTTAATGGATACAACACAAGCCAGTTGTACTGTATAGAGATGGAGAGCTATACTTCAATTAAAGAAGGCGCAGAGCCGGTTCTTTTGGTAACTCCGGAGCAGGATTGGGAGCTTGCATCAGGCGACTATCGCTGGAATGAAGGCCCGGATATGCTCAAAAGAGATGGCAAGTATTATCTCTTTTACTCAGGAGGATGCTATGCAAATTCCACCTATTCCATAGGCGTAGCAGTGTCAGATTCACCTATGGGACCTTTTGTTAAGTATGATAAGAATCCTGTGATCGCTTCTACTGAAAAAGTGTCAGGCCCGGGTAACAACAGCTTTTTTACCACCCTGGATGGAAAAGAGCTATATACCTGCTACCACACTCATACAGTCAAGGTGATCGGAGGAGGAAACAGAAAAGTGACCATAGACAGGTGCGGTTTCAGGGATGATGGCACTTTCTATATAAATGGCCCGACTACTACTAATCAGACGCCATATTCCGGTCATACTGACCTTGTGAAGGTGGAGCCTGTAAATGTTACAGCAAATGGAACTATAGAGGGAAGGAAACCTGCAGCGCTTATAGATGGAGAAACTCTAAACAGTAGAAATGAAGACTTCTATGAGTGGAGAGCATCAGGGACTGATGAGCAAAAAGCTTATGCAGAGTTTGACTTTGGTGAGAAAAAGAGCATAGACTGTATATATATTTATGGTTCTGCTGACAAAAACTATGAAGCAAAGAGTCTTAATATTATTTTTGATGATGGAACTATACAAAACGTAAATGCCCTCGCAGAAACAGAGGAGCCGCTTGTTTTGTATTTTGATAAGGTTAAGACCTCTAAAGTCAGAATAGAGGCAGCAGAGCTCGGCCAGTCCAATACCTTTGGGCTGTCGGAAGTAGCTTTTTACGATAAAAAATCCGTGGAGTAA
- a CDS encoding ArsR/SmtB family transcription factor — translation MKQEVTLNLSNIDRVTSISKALSSKLRVEILRLLDNHALNISNIAETLDIPVSTAALQIKVLEEAGLVVSEPLPGIRGSQKVSGIKVKTVHIDIKSSDDDASSSRSVKISMPIGNYSDCNIEAPCGISSETNAISHDDDKDAFYLPDRTSAQIIWFYKGYLEYRFPKRHVDEHGRINGVEFTFEACSEAPGYDNNWPSDITIWINGVEIGGFRSEGDYGGRRGKHNPQWWPDILTQYGKLYSVMIDDEGCYVDNKLTSGENLKSLRINEGDFISFKIGVKSDSEYVGGMNLFGNRFGDFDQNIEMTLKY, via the coding sequence ATGAAACAGGAAGTTACCTTGAATTTGAGCAATATAGACAGGGTTACCAGTATTTCTAAGGCTCTTTCTTCTAAATTGAGAGTTGAGATACTAAGACTCCTTGATAATCATGCCCTGAATATCAGCAATATTGCGGAAACTCTTGATATACCGGTATCTACTGCCGCGCTTCAGATAAAGGTTCTCGAAGAAGCGGGACTTGTTGTATCTGAGCCTCTTCCGGGTATCAGGGGATCGCAGAAGGTAAGCGGGATCAAGGTCAAGACAGTTCATATTGACATCAAGTCCTCTGATGATGATGCTTCCAGTAGTAGAAGCGTCAAGATATCCATGCCTATCGGCAACTATTCGGATTGCAATATAGAAGCCCCCTGCGGAATATCCTCTGAGACAAATGCAATATCCCATGATGATGACAAGGATGCTTTTTATTTGCCGGACAGAACTTCGGCACAGATCATATGGTTCTATAAAGGCTATCTGGAATACAGATTTCCAAAAAGACATGTGGATGAACACGGCAGGATAAACGGAGTTGAATTTACTTTTGAAGCCTGCTCAGAAGCTCCGGGTTATGACAATAACTGGCCTTCAGACATAACAATCTGGATAAACGGAGTTGAGATTGGCGGATTTAGAAGTGAAGGCGATTATGGCGGCAGAAGAGGCAAGCATAATCCACAGTGGTGGCCTGACATTCTCACACAGTATGGCAAGCTCTACAGCGTTATGATCGATGACGAGGGCTGCTATGTGGATAACAAGTTGACTTCTGGGGAAAATCTTAAGAGCCTAAGGATTAATGAGGGGGACTTCATAAGCTTTAAGATTGGCGTGAAGAGTGATTCCGAGTATGTTGGAGGAATGAACCTCTTTGGAAACCGCTTTGGTGATTTTGACCAAAACATAGAAATGACACTCAAGTATTAA
- a CDS encoding extracellular solute-binding protein — translation MKIKKMVSVLLASTMALSMAACGSESGSGAATETAKSTDSAVQTQTQTQSSSANGDKTIEFWSVFTGGDGEAMQEIVDAYNATNPEYTVVHRMMAQEDLYQNLPLAVQSGSDVPDLAINHVDRLQLNKENDIYLPMDEYIAANGNITADKYNAAAWNPGEIDGKRYAVPLDVHGYLTYYNKDLVEKYCPNVLDDNVITFDEIAEFAPAAAADGVYTYAYTWGRNEFLEWYAQLGGKASEDGTEPAINNDKARKVLLDWKSAIENGWCTQDGDDPTNLFGQGQLIFLPEGTWMIGTLNSMGINYGATYAISYDANKPISWASSHQFVMPKKEQTPEKGKAIMDFLEFFQNNSLPWAQVGQCPATVAITQDPEFQKMPQAFFLSDPSLTYISDYKYYGYLVGALDAFVGEVAFGKMDVDEALSTYNQQISDNIKNQ, via the coding sequence ATGAAGATTAAAAAAATGGTAAGTGTATTGTTGGCATCAACGATGGCGCTGTCTATGGCTGCATGCGGATCTGAGAGTGGCTCGGGGGCCGCTACTGAAACTGCCAAGTCTACAGACAGTGCAGTGCAGACACAAACTCAGACACAGAGCTCATCTGCAAATGGTGACAAAACAATCGAGTTCTGGTCAGTATTCACAGGTGGTGACGGTGAAGCAATGCAGGAGATTGTTGATGCCTACAATGCAACAAATCCTGAGTACACAGTAGTTCACAGAATGATGGCACAGGAGGATCTTTATCAGAATCTTCCACTGGCAGTTCAGTCCGGTTCCGATGTTCCCGATCTTGCAATAAACCATGTGGACAGATTACAGCTCAATAAAGAAAACGACATCTATCTTCCAATGGATGAATATATTGCTGCAAACGGCAACATTACAGCTGACAAGTATAATGCAGCTGCCTGGAATCCCGGTGAGATTGATGGCAAGAGATATGCGGTTCCGCTTGATGTTCACGGCTATCTGACATACTACAACAAGGATCTTGTTGAAAAGTATTGCCCTAATGTGCTTGATGACAACGTGATCACATTTGATGAGATTGCAGAATTTGCACCTGCTGCAGCTGCTGACGGAGTATATACATATGCGTATACATGGGGAAGAAACGAATTCCTTGAGTGGTATGCACAGCTTGGAGGCAAGGCATCTGAGGATGGAACAGAGCCTGCAATCAACAATGATAAGGCCAGAAAAGTACTTCTTGACTGGAAGAGCGCTATTGAGAATGGCTGGTGTACACAGGACGGAGATGATCCTACAAACCTTTTTGGACAGGGACAGCTTATTTTCCTTCCTGAGGGAACATGGATGATTGGAACACTTAACTCAATGGGAATCAATTATGGCGCAACATATGCCATCTCCTATGATGCTAACAAGCCTATTTCATGGGCATCTTCTCATCAGTTTGTAATGCCCAAGAAAGAGCAGACACCTGAAAAAGGAAAAGCTATCATGGATTTCCTTGAGTTCTTCCAGAATAACTCACTTCCATGGGCACAGGTTGGACAGTGTCCTGCTACAGTTGCGATCACTCAGGACCCTGAGTTCCAGAAAATGCCTCAGGCATTCTTCTTAAGTGATCCTTCACTTACATATATATCTGATTACAAGTACTATGGCTATCTCGTTGGTGCTCTCGATGCCTTCGTGGGCGAAGTCGCTTTCGGCAAGATGGATGTGGATGAAGCTCTTTCTACATATAATCAGCAGATCAGCGACAACATCAAGAATCAGTAA
- a CDS encoding carbohydrate ABC transporter permease produces MKEKTKKKIDITPYLFIAPQIILFVVFFIIPAVMGIYAAFTRWDIFSPQLPQFVGLDNFKEILFNKESTYYRFFRMGFTNTLIFVVMSVPLGIVLPLLMALAINQKPFAHGFFQSLFYMPTVLSISTVVLIWYYMFNKNLGLINNVLHTKVNWIGIQPYAWIAIVLVTIWWTIGTNMVIYLAALNGVSKDVLEAADVDGAGPVRKFFSIVLPSIRNQLAYTVVLTTVAQFNIYGQPVMLTGGGPNNSTNVLLMVIRDLAFPSFGGKSISGLASAMALMLGAVMIVIALLQYRFVGDEE; encoded by the coding sequence ATGAAAGAAAAAACTAAAAAGAAAATAGATATTACTCCCTATCTGTTCATAGCCCCTCAGATCATCCTGTTCGTTGTGTTTTTCATTATTCCTGCTGTGATGGGCATATATGCAGCTTTTACCAGATGGGACATATTCAGTCCACAGCTCCCGCAGTTCGTCGGACTTGATAATTTTAAAGAGATTCTTTTTAACAAAGAGTCCACCTATTACAGGTTCTTTAGAATGGGATTTACCAATACTCTCATCTTTGTTGTCATGTCAGTGCCACTTGGAATTGTATTGCCTCTTTTAATGGCTCTTGCGATCAATCAGAAGCCTTTTGCACATGGTTTTTTTCAGTCACTTTTCTACATGCCGACTGTGCTCTCAATTTCAACGGTAGTCCTGATCTGGTATTACATGTTCAACAAGAATCTTGGCCTTATAAATAACGTTCTTCACACCAAAGTTAACTGGATCGGAATTCAGCCCTATGCGTGGATTGCAATTGTTCTGGTAACTATCTGGTGGACAATTGGAACCAATATGGTCATATATCTTGCTGCCCTTAACGGTGTTTCCAAAGATGTCCTGGAGGCAGCAGATGTTGATGGAGCCGGCCCTGTGAGAAAATTCTTTTCGATAGTGCTTCCATCCATCAGAAATCAGCTTGCTTATACAGTTGTTCTCACCACCGTGGCTCAGTTTAATATCTATGGACAGCCTGTGATGCTGACAGGTGGTGGCCCTAATAATTCAACCAACGTGCTCCTTATGGTGATCAGGGACCTGGCATTCCCGTCCTTTGGCGGTAAGTCGATTTCAGGACTTGCTTCAGCCATGGCACTCATGCTTGGAGCCGTAATGATCGTCATAGCTCTTTTGCAGTATAGATTTGTTGGGGATGAGGAGTAA
- a CDS encoding carbohydrate ABC transporter permease, with product MKKKISLGKTLAFVFCLILAVIWVAPLSQSLMTSLKSEKEIKMSGYSFFPQEFTIESYTDLFSTRSDSTPILKWFVNSLITSTASTALVLLISSTSAFAYARLRFKGRNLLFGILMATMVFPSVINLIPLYKICAALNLINTKWALILPGASGAFNIFLIRQFMLGIPKELDEAARIDGASWFQIYYKIMLPLCAPVLTVVGMFAFTGSWNDFLWPTLVISNVDKMTITPGMQILKGTYDVYPSHAMAGGIVSAIPTFVLFLFAQKYFIKGMQLQSAVKG from the coding sequence ATGAAGAAAAAGATAAGCTTGGGAAAAACGTTGGCATTTGTATTTTGCCTGATATTAGCTGTCATATGGGTTGCACCTCTTTCGCAATCTCTCATGACATCTCTTAAATCGGAAAAAGAAATAAAAATGTCGGGATATTCATTCTTCCCGCAGGAATTTACTATAGAGAGCTACACTGATCTCTTTTCCACAAGATCAGACTCAACACCAATCCTTAAGTGGTTTGTAAACTCGCTTATAACATCAACTGCCTCTACGGCGCTTGTTCTTCTGATATCGTCTACATCTGCATTTGCTTATGCAAGGCTGCGGTTTAAGGGGAGGAACCTGTTGTTTGGCATTCTGATGGCAACGATGGTGTTTCCGTCTGTAATAAATCTGATTCCACTGTACAAGATCTGCGCTGCACTTAATCTGATCAACACCAAGTGGGCACTGATCCTTCCGGGGGCAAGCGGAGCTTTTAACATCTTCCTGATAAGACAGTTTATGCTCGGAATACCCAAAGAGCTCGATGAAGCTGCCAGAATAGACGGAGCCAGCTGGTTTCAGATTTATTACAAGATAATGTTGCCTTTGTGCGCACCGGTACTTACAGTAGTTGGAATGTTTGCCTTCACCGGTTCATGGAATGACTTTTTGTGGCCGACACTTGTCATCAGCAATGTTGATAAGATGACCATAACACCCGGTATGCAGATACTAAAAGGTACCTACGACGTATATCCATCCCATGCTATGGCAGGTGGTATCGTTTCGGCAATTCCCACATTTGTACTGTTTTTGTTTGCTCAGAAATATTTCATAAAAGGAATGCAATTACAGTCAGCTGTAAAGGGATGA
- a CDS encoding glycoside hydrolase family 2 protein: MNNLPRAEYPRPDFVRDSFYCLNGEWDFAYDDANLGLSDKWYENAGDAFDKKIIVPYTYLCELSGINNQDFHDIVWYKKEVSFTKKHENSRLLLHFGAIDHVADIWIDSDHVCHHEGGNTPIEIDVTDSVAGKEKHVITVKAFDDSFDFEMTRGKQFWEKKSSGIFYTRTVGIWQSVWYEEVAPVYLKSVRITPDLDERMIEIDMEMGGGKEAIVSLDISLKGKELLSDQIKVLNGRAKVKYWLDSAITLDWHHQESWIWSPENPVLFDITYTVDSQRNSEPDKVCGYFAFRKINVVNGRILLNNRPYCMKMLLDQGYFRKGLLTAPSDDDLRKDIENTKAMGFNGVRKHQKVEDPRFLYWADKLGLLVWGEGPSSYEYSQTAVERHTREWLEVLRRDYNHPCIVAWVPLNESWGVHEILDREDEQAHSLGLYYLIKSIDRTRLVISNDGWTHTKSDIITIHDYSGSRKELTDRYADLDNIVKEFPGGHALFARGYEYHGEPIMVTEFGGISFCKDGTEGWGYTAAENEEDYLERFRNVVEPLLESEHIQGFVYTQLTDVEQEINGLMTYDREFKADPGKIREIVQGK; this comes from the coding sequence ATGAATAATTTACCAAGGGCAGAATATCCAAGGCCCGATTTTGTCAGAGATAGCTTTTATTGTCTTAACGGAGAGTGGGATTTTGCCTATGATGATGCAAATCTTGGTCTCTCCGATAAATGGTATGAAAATGCAGGAGATGCTTTTGATAAAAAGATAATTGTGCCCTATACATATCTGTGCGAACTCTCAGGGATCAATAATCAGGATTTCCACGACATTGTGTGGTACAAAAAAGAAGTTTCTTTTACCAAAAAACACGAAAACAGTAGATTATTACTGCATTTTGGAGCAATTGACCACGTTGCCGATATCTGGATTGATTCAGATCACGTGTGCCATCACGAGGGCGGAAACACACCAATCGAGATCGATGTTACAGATTCTGTAGCGGGTAAAGAGAAGCATGTGATCACTGTCAAGGCCTTCGATGATTCTTTTGACTTTGAAATGACCAGAGGTAAGCAGTTCTGGGAAAAGAAATCAAGCGGGATCTTCTACACAAGAACAGTAGGAATTTGGCAGAGTGTCTGGTACGAGGAAGTAGCACCTGTTTATCTGAAAAGCGTAAGGATTACTCCTGATCTCGACGAGAGAATGATAGAAATTGATATGGAGATGGGCGGTGGAAAAGAAGCTATTGTTTCACTTGACATTTCTCTTAAGGGAAAAGAACTGTTGTCTGATCAGATCAAAGTGCTAAATGGCAGAGCCAAAGTAAAGTACTGGCTTGACTCTGCAATAACTCTTGACTGGCACCATCAGGAGAGCTGGATATGGAGTCCTGAAAATCCTGTTCTGTTTGATATTACTTACACGGTAGACAGTCAGAGAAACTCAGAGCCTGACAAGGTTTGCGGCTATTTTGCCTTCAGAAAGATAAATGTAGTAAACGGAAGGATTCTCCTTAATAACAGACCATATTGCATGAAGATGCTGCTGGATCAGGGATATTTCAGAAAAGGACTTCTTACAGCGCCTTCAGATGATGACCTTAGGAAGGATATAGAAAACACCAAGGCTATGGGCTTTAACGGAGTCCGCAAGCATCAGAAGGTAGAAGATCCAAGATTTTTATACTGGGCAGATAAGCTGGGACTTTTGGTATGGGGCGAGGGCCCAAGCTCCTATGAATATTCACAGACAGCTGTTGAGAGACATACCAGAGAGTGGCTTGAGGTATTAAGACGTGACTACAACCACCCATGTATCGTTGCATGGGTTCCGCTTAATGAGTCCTGGGGAGTACATGAAATCCTGGATAGAGAAGATGAGCAGGCTCATTCGCTTGGACTTTACTACCTGATAAAGTCTATAGACAGGACAAGACTTGTTATCTCCAATGACGGATGGACACATACCAAGTCAGATATAATAACGATCCATGATTACAGCGGAAGCAGAAAGGAACTGACAGACCGCTATGCTGATCTTGATAATATTGTAAAAGAGTTTCCAGGTGGACATGCTCTTTTTGCAAGAGGTTATGAGTATCACGGCGAACCTATAATGGTAACTGAGTTTGGCGGAATATCTTTCTGTAAAGACGGTACTGAAGGCTGGGGGTATACGGCAGCAGAAAACGAGGAAGATTATCTTGAAAGATTCAGAAATGTAGTCGAACCGCTTCTGGAATCAGAACATATCCAGGGCTTTGTCTACACTCAGCTTACAGATGTTGAGCAGGAGATCAATGGCCTTATGACTTATGACAGAGAGTTCAAGGCAGACCCCGGTAAAATAAGAGAAATCGTACAGGGAAAATAA
- a CDS encoding PspC domain-containing protein — MSKKLYRSNDRKVFGVCGGIAEYFDIDPTIVRLIWIILTCSGGSGAVLYLVAAILMDNRPDYVSRYDEDNK, encoded by the coding sequence ATGAGTAAGAAATTATACAGAAGCAACGACAGAAAAGTATTCGGTGTTTGTGGCGGAATCGCAGAGTATTTTGATATCGATCCTACAATCGTAAGACTTATTTGGATCATCCTTACATGTTCAGGCGGCAGCGGAGCAGTCTTATATCTGGTAGCTGCGATTCTCATGGACAACAGACCTGATTATGTGAGCAGATATGATGAAGATAATAAGTAA